In the Gammaproteobacteria bacterium genome, ATGATCATCAGAATGTCCATTATGGAGAGGCCGATGCGTAATGACACCGGGTTTTTGTCGGTAACAGAAGCCAAGACACGTCTGTTGCAACTCATTCGAGAACTAAGCCAGGCCGAGGGGGAAGTGACGATCACGCGCGCGGGCGCGCCAGCCGCTTTTCTGCTCAGTCCGCAGCGTTATCATGGTCT is a window encoding:
- a CDS encoding type II toxin-antitoxin system Phd/YefM family antitoxin, producing MRNDTGFLSVTEAKTRLLQLIRELSQAEGEVTITRAGAPAAFLLSPQRYHGLIETIEILGDGKTVRALRRSLEQARQRRWIGEDDIFERT